The following proteins are encoded in a genomic region of Actinomadura sp. NAK00032:
- a CDS encoding MFS transporter, with protein sequence MSESLRGAERSGGARPRLVTRPLAVLFAATFTSLTGVFLLMSVVPMYAVDGGAGQAGAGLATGALMLTTVLAELALPRLLTRFGYRAVFAVGTLLLALPTLALPLSSGLPMVVGASLVRGLGFGVAVVVPNALVAALAPAERRGEALGLFGITAGAPAVLALPLGVWLADRVGYEPVFLASAVVSLVTLAVLPGVPRGLAAPSAPSAAPSAQRPLGVVAGLRSPALLRPAAAFAATAMAAGILITFLPEAVPNGGVAAAALFVQPAATTAARWWAGRVSDRHGAARLLPPALAVSGAGMALLVLVPHPAAVFAAMAVFGAGFGVTQNASLSMMYERAPASAYGTVSALWNIGYDGGMGAGGAAFGAAVAQTGYPLAFGLTAAVMLLALPLARRS encoded by the coding sequence ATGAGCGAGTCACTCCGGGGCGCCGAGCGCAGCGGCGGCGCCCGTCCGCGCCTGGTCACGCGGCCGCTTGCGGTGCTGTTCGCGGCGACCTTCACGAGCCTGACGGGCGTCTTCCTGCTGATGTCGGTCGTCCCGATGTACGCGGTGGACGGCGGGGCCGGGCAGGCGGGCGCGGGCCTCGCCACCGGGGCGCTGATGCTGACGACGGTGCTCGCCGAACTCGCCCTCCCCCGGCTGCTCACCCGGTTCGGGTACCGGGCGGTGTTCGCGGTCGGCACGCTGCTGCTCGCGCTGCCGACGCTCGCGCTGCCGCTGTCCTCCGGGCTGCCGATGGTGGTCGGCGCGAGCCTGGTGCGCGGGCTCGGCTTCGGCGTGGCGGTGGTCGTCCCGAACGCGCTGGTGGCGGCGCTCGCCCCGGCGGAGCGGCGCGGCGAGGCGCTCGGCCTGTTCGGCATCACCGCCGGGGCACCGGCGGTGCTCGCGCTCCCGCTCGGGGTGTGGCTCGCCGACCGGGTCGGCTACGAGCCGGTGTTCCTCGCCAGCGCGGTCGTCTCGCTCGTCACGCTGGCGGTGCTGCCCGGCGTCCCGCGCGGGCTCGCCGCGCCGTCCGCGCCCTCGGCGGCGCCCTCGGCGCAGCGGCCGCTGGGGGTCGTCGCGGGGCTGCGGTCGCCGGCGCTGCTCCGCCCGGCCGCCGCGTTCGCCGCGACCGCGATGGCGGCGGGCATCCTGATCACGTTCCTGCCGGAGGCGGTGCCGAACGGGGGCGTCGCGGCGGCGGCGCTGTTCGTCCAGCCGGCCGCGACCACGGCCGCGCGCTGGTGGGCGGGCCGCGTCAGCGACCGGCACGGCGCCGCGCGGCTGCTGCCGCCCGCGCTGGCCGTCTCGGGGGCGGGCATGGCGCTGCTCGTCCTCGTCCCGCACCCGGCCGCCGTGTTCGCCGCGATGGCCGTGTTCGGCGCGGGCTTCGGCGTCACGCAGAACGCGAGCCTGTCGATGATGTACGAGCGGGCGCCCGCGTCGGCCTACGGGACGGTCAGCGCGCTGTGGAACATCGGCTACGACGGGGGCATGGGCGCGGGCGGCGCGGCCTTCGGCGCCGCCGTCGCGCAGACCGGCTACCCGCTGGCCTTCGGGCTGACGGCCGCCGTGATGCTGCTCGCGCTGCCGCTGGCCCGCCGCTCCTGA